From the genome of Fibrobacter sp., one region includes:
- the pyrR gene encoding bifunctional pyr operon transcriptional regulator/uracil phosphoribosyltransferase PyrR: MKDNCKRLQELLSAQAMEFALDEMAAKIAKMHPSADNMIVLGMASRGIPLAQKLSKRLSEKFGKPIETGSLDATFYRDDFHYRKKLGSTEMRFTEMPASVEGKVVILVDDVLYTGRSVRAALQAILDFGRPSVVRLCVLVDRGHRELPIAPDCVGLTVETAQNQEVRVNIEPIDNENSVYLVEVEA, from the coding sequence ATGAAAGACAACTGCAAAAGACTTCAAGAACTCCTCTCGGCCCAGGCTATGGAATTTGCCTTGGACGAGATGGCAGCAAAGATTGCAAAGATGCACCCCAGTGCCGACAACATGATTGTTCTCGGCATGGCAAGCCGCGGGATTCCCCTGGCACAAAAGCTCAGCAAGCGCTTGAGCGAAAAGTTCGGGAAACCCATCGAGACCGGCAGCCTGGATGCCACGTTCTACCGCGATGATTTCCACTACCGCAAAAAACTGGGCTCTACGGAAATGCGTTTTACCGAGATGCCCGCCAGCGTAGAAGGCAAGGTGGTGATTCTGGTAGATGACGTCCTGTACACAGGTCGCTCCGTTCGAGCGGCCCTTCAGGCCATTTTGGACTTTGGACGCCCATCGGTGGTTCGGCTCTGCGTTCTGGTGGATCGGGGCCATAGGGAACTGCCCATCGCACCCGACTGCGTGGGACTCACCGTTGAAACCGCACAGAACCAGGAAGTCCGGGTGAACATCGAACCCATTGACAATGAAAATTCCGTCTATCTCGTAGAAGTGGAGGCTTAG
- a CDS encoding peptidylprolyl isomerase — protein MFNQLDKPQAGETIAIMKTNHGTMKLRLFEERVGECATNFIELAKQGKYDGAPFHRIIKNFMIQGGDFTNRNGTGGHSAKGPGTTIGDKYDPCLSHMRGALSWAKTAMPNSIGSQFFIVHGDDVHFLDHDQVGPGPADGYSVFGQLYEGFEVLDEIAGVKTDRSDRPFDDVIIESVTIEKA, from the coding sequence ATGTTCAACCAGCTCGACAAACCCCAGGCAGGCGAAACTATCGCCATCATGAAAACCAATCACGGCACCATGAAGCTCCGCCTCTTCGAAGAACGGGTGGGCGAATGCGCCACCAACTTCATCGAACTTGCCAAGCAGGGCAAGTACGACGGCGCTCCCTTCCACCGCATCATCAAGAACTTCATGATCCAGGGCGGCGACTTCACCAACAGGAACGGCACCGGCGGACACTCCGCCAAGGGCCCGGGCACCACCATCGGCGACAAGTACGACCCCTGCCTTTCCCACATGCGGGGCGCCCTCAGCTGGGCAAAGACCGCCATGCCCAACTCCATCGGCAGCCAGTTCTTCATCGTTCATGGCGACGACGTACATTTCTTGGACCACGACCAGGTGGGCCCCGGCCCTGCCGACGGCTACTCCGTATTCGGCCAGCTCTACGAGGGCTTCGAGGTCCTGGACGAAATCGCCGGAGTCAAGACGGACCGTAGCGACCGTCCCTTCGACGACGTGATTATCGAAAGCGTGACCATCGAGAAGGCTTAG